One part of the Mariniblastus fucicola genome encodes these proteins:
- a CDS encoding DUF1641 domain-containing protein, which yields MKTTDNESQTIEQVLFERMGVSVEDAFATSADAIDEKISRAADKGVEVEPRVEGLLGLLLQLTEPENMKSLQTLVQRLPQLAALAKLADEVPNVIASLGDVFDDFQKRCEGDGVDLERSLVNGLQAALWLGAQIDKQDLEKIGELLKSDILSNEAIAVVGNAANALTSAQKESALSTTKQRIGIFGLLGVMRNPEIQKAVAFAAKFGEQFGKNMEKP from the coding sequence ATGAAAACCACAGACAATGAATCTCAGACGATCGAGCAGGTCCTGTTTGAGCGAATGGGCGTTTCGGTTGAAGATGCCTTTGCGACTTCGGCAGACGCAATCGACGAGAAGATTTCTCGCGCCGCGGACAAGGGAGTTGAAGTCGAGCCTCGCGTTGAAGGCCTGCTTGGGTTGCTGTTGCAACTCACCGAACCTGAGAATATGAAGTCGCTTCAGACGCTTGTCCAGCGACTTCCACAACTTGCGGCTTTGGCAAAGCTCGCGGATGAAGTCCCGAACGTGATCGCGTCACTGGGCGACGTTTTCGACGACTTTCAAAAGCGTTGCGAGGGTGACGGAGTCGATCTTGAGCGTAGTCTCGTCAATGGATTGCAGGCGGCGTTGTGGTTGGGTGCGCAGATCGACAAACAGGACCTTGAAAAAATTGGCGAGCTGCTCAAGTCTGATATCCTCAGCAACGAAGCCATCGCAGTCGTTGGAAATGCCGCCAACGCGTTGACGTCAGCTCAAAAGGAGTCGGCGTTGTCCACTACGAAACAGCGAATCGGCATTTTTGGATTGCTGGGCGTGATGAGAAACCCGGAGATTCAAAAGGCCGTTGCATTTGCTGCGAAATTTGGAGAACAGTTCGGCAAGAACATGGAAAAGCCGTAA
- a CDS encoding DUF6691 family protein has product MATVSENKIKSEASPPGKSNEQAGVSSLALAMSLLVGTYFGIVLTKSEVVRWQRVHDMFLFKEAHMYLIIGVGVVVAMISMLIIKSQRAKTIEGEPIVYKPKPFHKGVVIGGMLFGAGWAITGACPGPIYAQIGAGAWLGWVTLAGAMIGMYLYAMLKSKLPH; this is encoded by the coding sequence ATGGCAACTGTATCAGAGAACAAAATAAAATCCGAAGCGTCGCCGCCGGGTAAGTCAAATGAGCAGGCCGGTGTTTCGTCGCTCGCACTGGCAATGTCGTTGCTGGTCGGGACGTACTTTGGCATCGTGCTAACCAAATCCGAGGTGGTTCGTTGGCAGCGTGTTCACGACATGTTTCTGTTCAAGGAAGCTCACATGTACCTGATCATTGGCGTCGGTGTCGTCGTCGCCATGATCTCGATGCTGATCATCAAGTCACAGCGCGCAAAGACGATCGAAGGCGAGCCAATTGTTTACAAACCCAAGCCATTTCACAAAGGTGTTGTCATCGGCGGTATGCTATTTGGTGCTGGCTGGGCGATCACGGGGGCCTGCCCTGGTCCAATTTACGCTCAAATTGGTGCCGGTGCCTGGCTGGGGTGGGTGACTCTCGCAGGGGCGATGATTGGGATGTATCTGTACGCAATGCTGAAGTCAAAACTGCCTCACTAG
- a CDS encoding sulfite exporter TauE/SafE family protein: MTTIIVGAIIVGMILGLLGSGGSAIMVPILVYLVGHDAKISIAESMAIVGAISAAGALPFARAKQVDWPSVVLFGLPAMLGTFIGAWLGGMASDALQLIVFGLVLLLAAGFMIRKAFGKKSSTIEESVGAKRSIDGTKGVLIFLEGSLVGVLTGFVGVGGGFLIVPALLILGKLPMRTAIGTSLVIIVMKSAVGFFKYQHYLSAHDLSVDWSTIGIFVGVGLFGCFLGQQINSRLNQRGLTQAFAVFLVLVGAFVILKEGSELLKSTDPQPDTVITQVVDS; encoded by the coding sequence ATGACCACCATAATTGTTGGAGCGATAATTGTCGGGATGATTCTTGGCCTGCTGGGGTCGGGTGGATCGGCCATCATGGTTCCGATCCTCGTTTACCTCGTCGGACACGACGCCAAGATTTCAATCGCTGAATCCATGGCGATTGTCGGCGCAATCTCCGCGGCGGGCGCTTTACCGTTTGCTCGCGCGAAACAGGTCGATTGGCCAAGTGTTGTTCTGTTTGGATTGCCGGCGATGCTCGGCACTTTCATCGGCGCGTGGCTTGGAGGAATGGCCAGCGACGCGCTGCAGCTAATCGTATTTGGGTTGGTCCTGTTGTTGGCAGCGGGATTCATGATCCGAAAGGCGTTTGGGAAAAAGAGCAGCACCATCGAAGAATCGGTTGGTGCGAAACGTTCAATTGATGGCACCAAGGGCGTCTTGATCTTCCTTGAGGGGTCGCTGGTCGGCGTGCTGACCGGGTTTGTCGGAGTCGGCGGTGGCTTCCTGATCGTGCCCGCCCTGTTGATCCTTGGAAAGCTCCCGATGAGGACCGCAATCGGAACCAGTCTGGTCATCATTGTGATGAAGTCCGCCGTCGGTTTCTTTAAATACCAACACTACCTGAGTGCCCATGACTTGTCTGTTGACTGGTCGACGATCGGGATTTTCGTTGGTGTTGGACTGTTTGGCTGCTTTCTTGGGCAGCAAATTAATTCACGATTAAACCAGCGTGGGCTGACGCAGGCCTTCGCAGTCTTTCTCGTGCTTGTCGGCGCCTTTGTGATCCTCAAGGAGGGCAGCGAATTGCTGAAGTCGACCGACCCGCAGCCCGACACGGTGATCACGCAAGTAGTTGATTCATGA
- a CDS encoding NAD(P)/FAD-dependent oxidoreductase, with the protein MSNPKIVIVGGGSAGLTTAAHLLNSRSELDVTIIEPSEKHYYQPLWTLIGGGVFPKEESEREQADFIPHGATWMKDAVESFDPENNTVKTVGGESVPYDYLVVCPGLQLNWSETKGLTKDIVGKHGICSNYSYDTVETTWETIRNFKGGTALFTHPDTPVKCGGAPQKICYLAEDYFRKQGIRDQCNVVFALAKPRIFAVDPYATTLEKRVKRKDIDVRLQHNLVEIRPETKEAVFEHLDTGEESVIKYDMLHVTPRMGPRDFVKNSPLAAEDGWVDVDKHTTQHVRYPNVFALGDTSNLPTSKTGAAIRKQAPTASENILCLIDGKPLSGHYTGYTSCPLVTSYSTMVLAEFDYDKNPMESFPFDQSQERFSMYMLKKYGLPNLYWHGMLRGRA; encoded by the coding sequence ATGTCGAATCCAAAAATTGTTATCGTCGGCGGTGGCTCGGCCGGTCTCACGACAGCCGCGCATTTGCTTAACTCGCGTTCGGAGCTCGATGTCACAATCATTGAACCGAGCGAAAAGCATTACTATCAGCCTCTGTGGACTTTGATTGGCGGCGGAGTGTTTCCGAAAGAGGAATCGGAACGCGAGCAAGCTGACTTTATTCCTCACGGCGCGACGTGGATGAAAGACGCGGTTGAGTCTTTCGATCCTGAAAACAACACGGTCAAGACCGTCGGAGGCGAATCGGTTCCTTACGATTATCTGGTCGTTTGTCCTGGCCTGCAGTTGAACTGGTCAGAGACAAAGGGACTGACCAAGGACATCGTTGGCAAACACGGGATCTGTAGCAACTACAGCTATGACACTGTAGAAACGACCTGGGAAACGATCCGCAATTTCAAAGGTGGAACTGCACTTTTCACGCATCCTGACACTCCAGTCAAGTGTGGCGGGGCTCCTCAGAAAATTTGCTATCTCGCAGAAGACTATTTTCGAAAACAGGGAATTCGCGATCAGTGCAACGTCGTGTTTGCACTCGCCAAGCCACGGATTTTTGCAGTCGACCCCTACGCGACGACACTGGAGAAAAGAGTCAAACGAAAAGACATCGACGTTCGGCTTCAGCACAATCTGGTGGAGATTCGTCCCGAGACCAAAGAAGCCGTGTTCGAACATCTGGATACTGGCGAAGAGAGCGTCATCAAGTATGACATGCTTCACGTGACGCCACGAATGGGTCCGCGAGACTTTGTGAAAAACAGTCCGTTGGCTGCAGAAGACGGTTGGGTGGATGTCGACAAGCATACGACTCAGCACGTTCGCTACCCCAACGTTTTTGCGCTTGGAGACACCTCAAACCTGCCGACGTCAAAAACCGGGGCGGCGATACGAAAGCAGGCTCCGACCGCGTCCGAGAACATACTTTGTCTCATCGATGGCAAGCCGCTTAGCGGGCACTACACCGGATATACTTCGTGTCCGTTGGTGACAAGTTACAGCACGATGGTGCTTGCCGAATTCGACTATGACAAGAATCCGATGGAGTCATTTCCGTTCGATCAGTCTCAGGAACGGTTCAGCATGTACATGTTAAAAAAGTACGGGCTGCCGAATCTCTATTGGCATGGCATGCTGCGTGGCCGCGCCTAA
- a CDS encoding ArsR/SmtB family transcription factor: MNKPRKSKQLNFDSLSLAAECLKALAHPHRLQIVQLLLSGQQLSVNEIAEHCDLNQPTTSDHLRLMHRCGFLSSQRSGRTVFYSVSEPHLQDIMSCIQDRFG, translated from the coding sequence ATGAACAAACCCAGAAAATCGAAACAGCTCAACTTCGATTCGCTGTCGCTTGCTGCCGAATGCCTGAAGGCTTTGGCGCATCCGCACCGACTGCAAATTGTGCAGCTCCTGTTGTCCGGGCAGCAATTGTCCGTCAATGAAATCGCGGAGCATTGCGATTTGAACCAGCCGACGACGTCAGATCATCTTCGGTTGATGCATCGTTGTGGGTTTCTCAGCAGTCAACGTAGCGGACGAACCGTTTTTTATTCGGTTTCTGAGCCGCACCTGCAAGACATCATGTCGTGCATTCAGGATCGATTCGGATAG
- a CDS encoding MBL fold metallo-hydrolase codes for MLLKYFYDKSLAHASYMVGCQKTGEAILIDPDRNIDQYLDVAEREGMTIVGSAETHIHADYVSGSRELAEAIGAKLYVSDEGPADWKYTFVDGYDHQLLKDGNEFAVGNIKFKVMHTPGHTPESISFILTDTGGGADRPMGIFTGDFVFVGSIGRPDLLEEAAGQAGTAEPGARDLFASIKRFNELPDFLQVWPSHGAGSACGKGLGAIPSSTVGYEKLFNEALQFKSEDEFVAYVLSDQPEAPPYFAVMKHVNKHGPKVIGDEGLPKKIDIAKLTATVEDHMVIDVGASKSFARNHVPGALNIPTKYIARDAGWYVDYSKPLYLIAGGAELADAIHVFREMGVDNIVGYFDGDEVAKSGLATEAYEYKTPEEVAGAIERGDMLLVDVRRQAEWNEGHIPQADHRFLGKILDSVKEIDDSKPVVFHCRSGARSAVACGIAQASGIKNVINLDGGIVRWEKEGNPVVSEQPQSVGCGESC; via the coding sequence ATGTTGCTCAAATACTTTTACGACAAATCGCTCGCTCACGCTTCATACATGGTCGGTTGTCAAAAGACTGGCGAGGCCATTTTGATCGATCCAGATCGAAACATCGACCAGTATCTCGACGTTGCAGAACGGGAAGGGATGACGATCGTTGGCTCGGCCGAAACTCATATTCACGCGGATTATGTTTCTGGTAGCCGTGAATTGGCTGAAGCAATCGGTGCAAAGCTCTACGTTTCCGATGAAGGACCAGCTGACTGGAAGTACACGTTTGTGGATGGCTACGATCATCAGTTGCTGAAGGACGGCAACGAGTTTGCGGTCGGGAATATCAAATTCAAAGTCATGCACACGCCGGGCCATACTCCCGAAAGTATCTCGTTCATCCTGACCGACACTGGCGGTGGAGCAGATCGGCCGATGGGAATTTTCACAGGCGATTTTGTCTTCGTTGGCTCCATCGGGCGGCCCGATTTGCTCGAAGAGGCTGCTGGCCAGGCGGGAACGGCGGAGCCTGGGGCTCGCGATCTGTTCGCTTCGATCAAGCGATTCAACGAACTGCCTGACTTTCTGCAGGTCTGGCCTTCGCACGGTGCAGGTAGTGCCTGTGGTAAAGGGCTGGGGGCGATTCCGTCCAGCACCGTTGGTTATGAAAAACTTTTCAACGAAGCTCTTCAGTTTAAATCTGAAGACGAGTTTGTTGCTTACGTGCTGTCTGATCAGCCGGAAGCTCCGCCATACTTTGCGGTCATGAAACATGTCAACAAGCACGGTCCGAAAGTGATCGGCGACGAGGGTTTGCCGAAAAAGATTGACATCGCCAAGCTCACCGCCACGGTTGAGGATCACATGGTGATCGATGTCGGGGCTTCGAAGAGCTTCGCCCGAAATCATGTTCCTGGGGCGCTGAACATTCCGACCAAGTATATCGCTCGCGACGCTGGTTGGTACGTCGACTATAGCAAGCCGTTGTATCTGATCGCTGGCGGCGCAGAACTTGCTGATGCGATTCACGTTTTTCGTGAAATGGGTGTCGACAACATCGTTGGCTATTTCGATGGCGATGAAGTTGCGAAGTCAGGTTTGGCGACGGAAGCCTATGAATACAAAACTCCCGAAGAGGTCGCTGGCGCGATCGAACGGGGCGATATGTTGTTGGTTGATGTTCGGCGTCAGGCTGAGTGGAACGAGGGCCATATTCCTCAGGCAGACCACCGATTCCTCGGCAAAATCTTGGACAGCGTAAAGGAGATCGACGACAGCAAGCCTGTGGTTTTCCATTGTCGATCTGGAGCGCGTTCTGCCGTCGCGTGCGGTATTGCTCAGGCCAGCGGGATCAAGAACGTCATCAACCTTGATGGTGGAATTGTGCGTTGGGAAAAGGAAGGCAATCCGGTCGTTTCCGAACAGCCGCAATCCGTTGGCTGTGGCGAATCGTGCTAA
- a CDS encoding peroxiredoxin encodes MSFSNDFSGTRVTLPRLNEAAPDFHAPTTHGDRKLSDYKGRWLILFSHPADFTPVCTTEFMGFAKAWPEFQKLNCDLLGLSIDSTFSHVAWMLNIKEKFGVEIPFPIIDDLSMEVASAYGMIMPGASDTSAVRTTFFIDPEGVMRAMIYYPMSNGRNIDEFLRLLKAMQASEQHGIATPEGWQPGDDVIVPPPKTIQQAQERIAGNVECKDWYFCTRALTNQQD; translated from the coding sequence ATGAGTTTTAGCAACGACTTTTCAGGAACGCGGGTGACGCTTCCACGATTGAACGAGGCGGCTCCGGACTTTCATGCACCGACGACGCATGGTGACCGGAAGCTGAGTGACTACAAGGGACGCTGGTTGATCCTGTTTTCGCATCCGGCGGACTTCACGCCCGTCTGCACCACCGAGTTCATGGGGTTTGCGAAAGCCTGGCCTGAGTTTCAGAAGCTTAATTGTGATTTGCTGGGGCTGTCGATTGACAGTACATTTTCGCACGTCGCCTGGATGCTGAACATCAAAGAAAAATTCGGAGTTGAGATTCCGTTCCCGATTATCGATGACCTTTCGATGGAAGTTGCATCGGCCTACGGAATGATCATGCCGGGAGCCAGTGACACCTCCGCCGTGCGAACCACATTCTTTATCGACCCGGAAGGAGTCATGCGAGCCATGATTTACTATCCGATGAGCAACGGTCGAAATATCGACGAGTTTCTGAGATTGCTCAAAGCGATGCAGGCTTCTGAACAGCACGGGATCGCGACGCCGGAAGGTTGGCAACCGGGAGACGATGTCATCGTGCCGCCGCCGAAAACGATTCAGCAGGCGCAGGAACGAATTGCTGGGAATGTTGAATGTAAAGATTGGTATTTTTGCACTCGTGCGTTGACGAATCAACAGGATTGA
- a CDS encoding YeeE/YedE family protein produces the protein MDFIMQPWPWWLSGILVGLTVPMLYFLAGQGFGISTSLQQVGAMCSPNSKLPYLRDFNRRKGLWTLVFAIGIVIGGFIANNFLSAEPVEFLPESFASVGGVVRLLLGGILVGFGTRYAGGCTSGHSITGIANLNWPSLVATIFFFVGGLGVTWGLGSLIFGGF, from the coding sequence ATGGATTTCATCATGCAACCGTGGCCGTGGTGGCTGTCAGGGATTTTGGTGGGGCTGACGGTGCCCATGCTGTATTTCCTTGCCGGCCAGGGGTTTGGTATCTCAACCAGTTTGCAGCAAGTGGGTGCGATGTGTTCGCCCAACTCAAAACTGCCTTATCTCCGCGACTTTAATCGTCGTAAAGGATTGTGGACGCTGGTGTTTGCGATCGGCATCGTGATCGGCGGCTTCATCGCCAACAACTTCCTTTCCGCCGAACCGGTGGAGTTCCTGCCTGAATCATTCGCGAGCGTCGGTGGCGTGGTGCGACTGCTGCTGGGCGGTATCCTGGTGGGCTTCGGAACACGTTACGCGGGAGGCTGCACGTCCGGGCACTCAATTACCGGAATCGCGAATCTCAATTGGCCCAGCCTCGTCGCCACCATTTTCTTTTTCGTCGGCGGACTGGGAGTGACTTGGGGACTCGGAAGCTTAATCTTTGGAGGATTTTGA